In Deltaproteobacteria bacterium, the following are encoded in one genomic region:
- a CDS encoding nucleoside deaminase yields the protein MKQHLHNPIDGNGEIFKSPTKLSSLQKNARLEVDDFTFADIYTNIEYSENIWVEKACDLAIESVKHGGGPFGAIVLQLDSNTNEIIRYWQAVNLVAHLNDPTAHAEIMAIRRAAHSLGVYHLNQIDKATNKLPQPGPLSRCLLISSCEPCPMCLAAIYWAKIDEVYFAATRFTAGQPQINFSDAFIYNELDKPYYGRQLKIGKCVASNVNAAFKLWQNSNNKPY from the coding sequence ATGAAGCAACACTTACATAATCCCATTGACGGCAATGGTGAAATTTTTAAAAGCCCCACCAAGCTTTCATCGCTACAAAAAAACGCTAGACTAGAAGTTGATGATTTTACATTTGCAGATATCTATACCAATATAGAATATAGTGAAAATATATGGGTAGAAAAAGCTTGTGATCTTGCTATTGAATCAGTCAAGCATGGCGGCGGACCATTTGGTGCTATTGTATTACAGCTAGATAGCAATACCAATGAAATCATTAGATATTGGCAAGCTGTTAATCTAGTAGCTCATTTAAACGATCCGACTGCCCATGCTGAAATTATGGCTATACGAAGGGCAGCGCATTCTTTAGGAGTCTATCACCTCAATCAGATAGATAAAGCTACTAACAAGCTACCACAGCCAGGACCACTATCGCGATGTTTACTAATTAGTAGTTGTGAACCATGTCCCATGTGCCTAGCCGCGATTTATTGGGCAAAAATCGATGAAGTTTATTTTGCCGCTACACGTTTTACTGCTGGCCAACCCCAAATTAATTTTTCGGATGCCTTTATTTATAATGAACTTGATAAACCATATTATGGGCGTCAATTAAAAATTGGTAAATGTGTTGCAAGTAATGTAAATGCAGCTTTTAAGTTATGGCAAAACTCTAACAATAAGCCGTATTAA
- a CDS encoding nucleotidyltransferase: MGFLDSHIIIEHLSFTCKNGAMNFLKIFSNKRRKDRLGTIKPSSLRDSLVVLINYFNQQDIKYALVGGIALAARGVVRGTRDIDFLIDQQDALKVHELMSKLGFSSLNQGISVISYLLERLRVDFLIARRERGHSILKRAQLVSVSKNVMAKIVTLEDLICLKLQAVVEDPQRGRDRLDIIELLRTQHAHVSIDKIREEAINLGAEGEFNEILSNID, encoded by the coding sequence ATGGGTTTTCTTGATAGTCATATTATCATTGAGCATTTATCTTTTACCTGCAAAAATGGTGCAATGAATTTTTTAAAAATATTTAGCAATAAGAGGCGAAAAGACCGTCTTGGTACTATTAAGCCATCATCACTGCGCGATTCTTTAGTTGTGTTGATTAATTATTTTAATCAGCAAGATATTAAATATGCACTGGTTGGAGGAATTGCATTAGCTGCGCGAGGCGTTGTACGTGGCACCAGAGATATTGACTTTCTAATAGACCAGCAAGATGCGTTGAAGGTACACGAGTTAATGTCTAAACTGGGATTTTCCAGTTTAAATCAAGGTATTAGTGTTATTAGTTATTTATTAGAACGTTTACGTGTTGATTTTTTAATTGCGCGTCGTGAGCGTGGGCATAGTATATTAAAACGCGCGCAGTTAGTTTCTGTAAGTAAAAATGTAATGGCCAAAATTGTTACGCTTGAAGATTTAATTTGTTTAAAATTACAAGCAGTTGTTGAAGATCCTCAAAGAGGGCGCGATCGTTTAGACATTATTGAACTCTTGCGAACTCAGCATGCGCACGTCAGTATTGATAAAATACGTGAAGAAGCCATTAACTTGGGAGCAGAAGGTGAGTTTAACGAAATCCTCAGCAATATTGACTAA
- a CDS encoding HEPN domain-containing protein, whose protein sequence is MSPQTIEAIGILPPEVQRQLNEITALFAASDAVQILLLFGSYARGDFVIDLNTGYRSDYDLLVVTQSVQEATNYKLFSGIEEQAKQIAGKTPVSLIRHDIAELNREIRMGQFFFADIIREGIVLYDSHHVQLAKPKAATIKERFDLTKGYFKTWFASATSLWNVSHHIPFAERRMAAFLLHQAAERYFHAVTLVYDGYKHRTHNLELLAAYAEPHHQLLQPSLARSVDEDKHYFDLLKRAYIEARYSLKYDIDQTELIQMRSRVCNFAKRVRLVCLEKLASYFGVDAIGELPNIDEEVDLNELPPPPDDIQDKEALELWQQVVRRFVHKRGEQRYTEGKQEGRAEGRAEGLQEGEALGEARARAHAIIDVLKRRDIALSDEDTARILACGDTDLLAQYWERAFLVSNVEELFGE, encoded by the coding sequence ATGAGTCCGCAGACGATAGAAGCCATAGGTATATTGCCACCAGAAGTGCAAAGGCAGCTTAATGAGATTACCGCCTTGTTTGCTGCGAGTGATGCCGTACAAATACTGCTGCTATTTGGTAGTTATGCTCGGGGTGATTTTGTCATTGATCTTAACACCGGCTATCGCTCTGATTATGATTTATTAGTTGTAACCCAGAGCGTTCAAGAAGCGACTAATTATAAATTATTTTCTGGTATAGAAGAGCAAGCTAAACAAATTGCAGGCAAGACCCCCGTCTCGCTCATTCGTCATGATATTGCTGAACTCAATCGCGAAATTCGTATGGGGCAGTTTTTCTTTGCCGACATAATACGTGAAGGCATTGTGCTATACGATTCGCATCATGTGCAGCTAGCAAAACCAAAAGCGGCTACCATTAAAGAGCGTTTTGATTTAACTAAAGGTTATTTTAAAACCTGGTTTGCCAGCGCTACTTCGTTATGGAACGTGTCACATCACATTCCGTTTGCTGAGCGACGGATGGCAGCGTTTTTGTTGCATCAAGCAGCCGAGCGCTATTTTCATGCGGTTACTTTGGTTTATGATGGCTATAAACATCGCACCCACAATTTAGAGTTGCTGGCAGCCTATGCTGAACCACATCACCAATTGTTGCAGCCCTCACTAGCACGTAGTGTTGATGAAGATAAACATTATTTTGACTTGCTAAAACGTGCTTATATTGAAGCGAGATACTCACTAAAATACGATATCGATCAAACTGAACTGATTCAAATGCGCTCTCGCGTATGTAATTTTGCTAAACGAGTGCGCTTGGTTTGCCTTGAAAAGTTGGCCTCATATTTTGGTGTTGATGCAATAGGCGAGCTACCTAATATTGACGAAGAAGTTGATCTTAACGAGCTGCCGCCACCACCTGATGATATTCAAGATAAAGAAGCGCTAGAGCTTTGGCAGCAAGTAGTGCGGCGTTTTGTGCATAAGCGCGGTGAACAACGTTATACTGAGGGTAAGCAAGAGGGGCGAGCGGAAGGCCGTGCCGAGGGGTTGCAAGAAGGAGAGGCTTTAGGCGAAGCACGGGCGCGGGCCCACGCTATAATCGATGTATTAAAGCGACGCGATATAGCGCTTAGTGATGAAGATACTGCCCGTATTCTTGCTTGTGGTGATACTGATTTATTAGCGCAATATTGGGAGCGAGCGTTTTTGGTTAGTAATGTTGAGGAGTTGTTTGGGGAGTAA